Proteins co-encoded in one Chroicocephalus ridibundus chromosome 6, bChrRid1.1, whole genome shotgun sequence genomic window:
- the ADRA2A gene encoding alpha-2A adrenergic receptor yields the protein MFNLERPFTERGHFFSSMEYQRQLEEEEGYPPPGTNGTFNDSGAGPGWGTPYPLHTTITLISLAGLLMLFTVFGNVLVIIAVFTSRALKAPQNLFLVSLASADILVATLVIPFSLANEVMGYWYFGKVWCEIYLALDVLFCTSSIVHLCAISLDRYWSITQAIEYNLKRTPRRIKCIIFIVWVISAVISFPPLISIEKKSGEQADQGVAACKINDEKWYIISSSIGSFFAPCLIMILVYMRIYQIAKRRTRVPPNKRAERPEKRQNGLADKEDLPATAQLNGEKAAGGGGGQEGEVNGIDMEETSSSEHQENNKCKKTERPSRGKTKTKLSQIKPGDSLPRKAEEERNTKGSRWRGRQNREKRFTFVLAVVIGVFVICWFPFFFTYTLMAVCKSCSVPDTLFKFFFWFGYCNSSLNPVIYTIFNHDFRRAFKRILCRIERKRIV from the coding sequence ATGTTTAACCTGGAGCGCCCGTTCACGGAGAGGGGCCACTTCTTCTCCTCCATGGAGTACCagcggcagctggaggaggaggagggctacCCGCCTCCCGGCACCAACGGGACCTTCAAcgacagcggggccgggccgggctggggtACGCCGTACCCCCTGCACACCACCATCACCCTCATCAGCCTGGCGGGCTTGCTCATGCTCTTCACCGTCTTCGGCAACGTCCTGGTCATCATCGCTGTCTTCACCAGCCGGGCGCTGAAGGCCCCCCAGAATCTCTTCCTGGTCTCCTTAGCCTCGGCCGACATCCTGGTGGCCACGCTGGTCATCCCTTTCTCCCTGGCAAATGAAGTGATGGGGTACTGGTACTTCGGCAAAGTCTGGTGTGAGATCTACCTGGCCTTGGATGTGCTGTTCTGCACCTCCTCCATCGTGCACTTGTGTGCCATCAGCTTGgaccgttactggtctatcacaCAAGCCATCGAGTACAACCTCAAGCGTACCCCACGCCGCATCAAGTGCATCATCTTCATTGTCTGGGTCATCTCGGCTGTCATCTCCTTCCCGCCACTCATCTCCATTGAGAAGAAGAGTGGGGAGCAGGCTGACCAGGGGGTGGCAGCGTGCAAGATCAACGATGAGAAGTGGTACATCATCTCTTCTAGCATCGGCTCTTTCTTTGCCCCCTGCCTCATCATGATCCTTGTCTACATGCGCATCTACCAGATAGCCAAGAGGCGAACCAGGGTACCGCCAAACAAGCGGGCAGAGCGCCCCGAGAAGAGGCAGAATGGCTTGGCCGACAAGGAGGACCTGCCAGCCACAGCCCAGCTCaatggggagaaggcagcaggaggtggcggcgggcaggagggagaggtcAACGGCATAGACATGGAGGAGACCTCTTCCTCTGAGCACCAGGAGAACAACAAGTGTAAGAAGACAGAGAGACCGTCGAGGGGAAAGACCAAGACTAAACTGAGCCAGATTAAACCTGGGGACAGTTTGcccaggaaggcagaggaggagaggaacacCAAAGGGTCCCGGTGGAGGGGCAGGCAGAACCGGGAGAAGCGCTTCACCTTTGTGCTGGCGGTGGTGATCGGGGTCTTTGTCATCTGCTGGTTCCCCTTCTTCTTCACCTACACGCTGATGGCCGTCTGCAAGAGCTGCTCTGTGCCCGACACCCTCTTCAAGTTCTTCTTCTGGTTTGGTTACTGCAATAGCTCCTTGAACCCCGTCATCTATACCATTTTCAACCACGACTTCAGACGGGCCTTCAAAAGGATCCTCTGCAGGATAGAGAGGAAAAGGATTGTTTGA